The genomic region GGCAAAATCTGTGTCGTCTATATTGAGACAGATCCTGAAATATCGAAATACATAATTGATCAATCAGGCAACAGAATTGAACTTAATGAATATTTCGCTCTAAATAATTGTGATACAATCAAAGAATATTGCGGCAAGCTGGGGGTCATTCTTTGTGACAGCGTTAAAAATACCGTTTGTAGTGAGTGTAAAGAAAAAGTGGTAATAGAGTCCGATTCCAATTTAATGAATCCGGATTCCTGTATTTCCACAATAGAACGTCTGCTTGCAAGGCAAATTGAATTTGAGGAGCTGTCATATAAGCTTCATGCCTGTTCATTATCATATTCAGAAATATCTCTGATAAAAAATGAGGAATGCATTTTGACAATGACCAAAGATTTCAGTGGTATCAAACCACCGATAACAGTATTGCATAGTAATGAACCATGATTAGAGGCTGTCTTTATATTGTTCCTACGGAAAACTCCTGTTCGAAGGCTGTCAGTGTATGAATTCCAGGATCGCCGGGCATGTGAAACATGTAGATGAGACTACTTTTTTGACGTGTCGGCAGCAAAACCTACTGAGTAATAAGCTTAAGGCATTCGTCGGGAAAGAGAACAGGAATATCCGCATTCTTGTAATCTTTTTTGTTCCGTGTAATAAGACAATCCGCTTTACATTCAATCGCTGTGAAATATTGGATAGCATCTTCAAAATCATTAAATGACGACGTTAAGGCAAGTTCAATAATTTTTTCTCCAATTGATACGATTTTTAACAGCATTTTCAGGCGAATCAATGAATCAACAGCGGATTTATTGTTGCCGTCTTTTCGGAGGATATAAAAAAGATTTGAAAAAACCAATGGGGATACAAATCCTTTCACTATACCATTTTCTATTTGCGCAAACAGAGAAAATGCATCATCATGAAAAGGGTGCCGCACTTGGAGAAGGTCTAATATAATATCAGAATCGATATAGATTTTTTTAATCACTTATACTTCTTTTCAAGATAATGAAGATATTCCTTTTTAATATCCCTGTTTCGAGGACCTTTAATTGCTCCGGATAAGCTGCTCACAATTGGAGCAGGATTTTCCGGATCTTTTCTTTGCTTTTTTGTAAGTGTTTTAAAAAAGTTTTCGACGATAGAAGACAGTGATTGATGAGTGTGCTGAGCATATTCTTTAGCGGAATTAATTGTGTTTTGATCGAGTTTTAATGTGAGTTTTGCTTGCATGACAAACCTCCTTCTGTACGTACCAATAAATATAAACTAATACGTATTGAAAGGCAAGGGGTTCCATGCTGCAGGAATTATTGAAATGTACATGGAACTACTCAGTTGGGTCGGCCTCGTCATTCCGGAGAAAGCCGGAATCCATATCTCAACTGCCGTTAAAAATCGACCAGTGCTTACCACTCAGCCCACGCATGCCGGCATTGCCGGCATGAATAGAATAAGCATTTTCCAAATGGGATTTAAAGGGGATGGAATCCCCTTTACTGATGCATTTCTAATATTTACCCATGCTATTCCCTTATCCTTTCGCAATTTTCACCACCGCCTTTCTGACATCCTCCAGAGCCATATACGCCGACGGCACAATTACCAGCGCGATAATAGTCACAAACAGCACCCCGAACCCGAGGCTCAGGGCCATGGGGATGAGGAACTTTGCCTGCAGCGAGGTTTCGAATATCATGGGGACCAGTCCGAAGAACGTTGTCAGGGAGGTAAGCAGGACCGGACGGAACCGTCGTTGCCCGCCGCTGAGAACGGCCTCGAACGGTCCCATGCCTTCACGGCGGTTATCGTTGATTACCGTGATGAGCACCAGTGAATCGTTGACCACCACACCGGCAAGGGCCACGATCCCGAGCATGCTCACCAGGCTGAGCTGATAGCCCATGATCAGGTGGCCAAGGAACGCGCCCACCACGCCGAACGGAATTGCCGCCATGACAATGATCGGCTGGATATAGCTTTGAAACACCATGGCCATCACCCCGTACATGATTAACAGCGCGATAGTCATGCCGGTCCTCAGCGAGCCGAACGCTTCGGTCATCTCTTCCTGCTGCCCTGCCCGTTCCCAGCTCAGGCCGGGGAACTCCTGTTTGAGCTGGGGGAGCGCCGATTTGGAGAGGTTATCGTATACCTGCTGTGCATTGGTGACTGCCGGGTTGACATCTGCAGTTACCGCTACCACCCGCCGTCCGTTTTTCCGTTCGATTGTCGTAAACGATCTGCCCGGCGCAATATACGCTGCTTGATTCAGGGGGATTTCTCCACCTTGCCGGGTTTGAATGATCATCTGTTCGAGCGAGTATTCCGATATTCGCTGTTCCCGCGGCAGCCGGACATAGACCCGGAGCTCTTCACGGCCGCGCTGCTGCCTTACCGCTTCTGCGCCAAACCATGCGCTTCGCAACTGCCGCGCCAGGTCGGCTTCGGATATCCCCAGCGCCCGTGCTCCGGGACGCAGCCTGAAATCAATCTGCCGCTTTCCCCGACGAAACCCGTCATCGATATCAAATACCCCTGCATACTCTCCCATGGTCTGCGCCAGTTGTTCGGCCGCCTGTTCAAGCCGGTCGATATTGGAATGCGACAACTCGACCGCCAGCGCTGCACCGCCCGAGGGGCCGATACTGAAATCAAAGGCCAGACGTTCCACACCCGGAATGGCGCCGGTCTCCTGTCGCCACATCTGCGAGAATTGACGAGAGGAAATGCTCCGCTCGCCTGCGGATACCAGTTGGATTGTCACGAACCCCTGGTGCGCGGCGCCTTCGCCGATCTCTCCCACCGGACCGCCTTCATCCTGCATGCCGCCGGCTTCGGCAAATATGCCGGTTACCACCTGCTCATTCTCAGCTTTCTCGATGGTCTGCTCCACGCGCTGCGCAGCAGCGACCACCTGGTCCATCACCGACCGCGTCTGCTCCAGGGATGATCCAAAAGGAAGTTCGATTGTCGCAGTGGCAGTATCGCCTTCGATTTTAGGAAAAAAAATGAACTTGATAATACCCCCGGCAACCAGGCCAAAGGCAACAATGAGGATAGCAAGCGCCAGCGAAAGGGTAATTGCTCTATTGTCAACAAGCCGTTTCAGCCATGGCGTATAGGAATGCTCTATCCAGTGCTCCAGCCGTTTCGATACCCCCTCCTGACGGCGGTTCAGCCAGGCGATTATGCCCCAAGGGGATTTCCGTTCGTGGTGGGCGAGATGGGCCGGAAGAACAAACAGGGATTCGAACAGGGAGAGCAGAAGAATAGGGATTACGATCAGGGGGATATTGCTGAACAGCTTCCCCATGACTCCGGGGATAAACAGCAGCGGTCCGAATGCAATAATCGTCGTGAGGACCGAAAAGACAACCGGTATCGCCACTTCTCTTACACCGTCAATAGATGATGCCAGGGGGGATTCTCCCTGCCGCCGACGGTTGAAAATCGATTCTCCCACGACAATGGCGTCATCGACAACAATACCCAGCACTAAAATGAATGCAAACAGCGAGATCATGTTGATCGACACGCCCAGCATGCCCATGAAAAAAAAGGAGCCGCAGAACGAGGCCCCCATACCAACAGTCACCCAGAGGGCATGGTTGATTTTGAGGAACAACCCCAGTATGAAGAGTACAAGTACCAGACCATAAAGACCATTCTTCAAGAGCAGTGAAATCCGGTCCTGGAATATCTCTGAACTGTCATCCCAGACCGCCAGCCCCACTTGTTCGGGTACCTCTTTGCGGGCCTGCTCGACAAAATCATGCACGGCATTGGAAACTTCGACAGGCGTTTCCGCACCCACCCGGTAAACAATGATCCGCACGGCGCGTTGTCCATCGTAAAAGGCTTCCAGGTCCTGGATTTCATAGTCTTCATAGACATCGGCAATATCGCCGACCGTAATCCTGCTGCCGTCTTCACCGGCCAGTACTGCAATATTTTTGAATTCTTCGACAGTCCGGCGGCGCTCTGTTGTGCGAAGCAGTATTTCACCGGTGGGCGTCTCGATCGCACCGCCGGGGATATCCACCGAGGCACTGGCGATTATTGCCGCAATCTCCTGCAGCGTAAGATTGTAGCGGCGGAGATTTTCCATGGGGACTTCAACGCTGATCTGCGGAGCAGGAATGCCGTCAATTTCTACCTGCGTAATGTTTTCTTCATTGAGCAGCTCTTCGCGGAAATTCTCGGCTATTGCACGAAGTTTACCGGGTGCAATAGCTCCGTAGATAATGATCGAAACCACCTGCCGCCGCGGGGAGAGCAGTCTGACGGTCGGTTCTTCGGCATCGGTGGGAAATGAAGTAATCCTGTCGACTGCGCTCTGTATATCGTTCAGGGCTCGGTCCTCGGGCGCGGCCGAATAGAGCTCTGCCGTGACCTGCGCCAGGCCTTCATACGCGGTCGCCCGTACCTCCTTAACACCATCGATACCCCGCACGGCTTCCTCGACAGAAAGGATAATGCCCTGTTCCACTTCTTCAGGACTCGCGCCGGGGTAGGGGACCGTAATCATGACCATATCGAGGGTCACCTCGGGAAAGACCTCCTGCTTGATTGTCGGGAATACCAGCAATCCGCCAACGATCATGATTGCCATGATGAGATTGGCTGCAACACTGTTGCGGGCCATATACGCCAGCGGACCGCCGGCAGCGCGGGCTTCCCGGTCGTTCATTGTCCGCTCCGCGGCTGGGGGGACG from Chitinivibrionales bacterium harbors:
- a CDS encoding PIN domain-containing protein, which produces MIKKIYIDSDIILDLLQVRHPFHDDAFSLFAQIENGIVKGFVSPLVFSNLFYILRKDGNNKSAVDSLIRLKMLLKIVSIGEKIIELALTSSFNDFEDAIQYFTAIECKADCLITRNKKDYKNADIPVLFPDECLKLITQ
- a CDS encoding MMPL family transporter — encoded protein: MNDREARAAGGPLAYMARNSVAANLIMAIMIVGGLLVFPTIKQEVFPEVTLDMVMITVPYPGASPEEVEQGIILSVEEAVRGIDGVKEVRATAYEGLAQVTAELYSAAPEDRALNDIQSAVDRITSFPTDAEEPTVRLLSPRRQVVSIIIYGAIAPGKLRAIAENFREELLNEENITQVEIDGIPAPQISVEVPMENLRRYNLTLQEIAAIIASASVDIPGGAIETPTGEILLRTTERRRTVEEFKNIAVLAGEDGSRITVGDIADVYEDYEIQDLEAFYDGQRAVRIIVYRVGAETPVEVSNAVHDFVEQARKEVPEQVGLAVWDDSSEIFQDRISLLLKNGLYGLVLVLFILGLFLKINHALWVTVGMGASFCGSFFFMGMLGVSINMISLFAFILVLGIVVDDAIVVGESIFNRRRQGESPLASSIDGVREVAIPVVFSVLTTIIAFGPLLFIPGVMGKLFSNIPLIVIPILLLSLFESLFVLPAHLAHHERKSPWGIIAWLNRRQEGVSKRLEHWIEHSYTPWLKRLVDNRAITLSLALAILIVAFGLVAGGIIKFIFFPKIEGDTATATIELPFGSSLEQTRSVMDQVVAAAQRVEQTIEKAENEQVVTGIFAEAGGMQDEGGPVGEIGEGAAHQGFVTIQLVSAGERSISSRQFSQMWRQETGAIPGVERLAFDFSIGPSGGAALAVELSHSNIDRLEQAAEQLAQTMGEYAGVFDIDDGFRRGKRQIDFRLRPGARALGISEADLARQLRSAWFGAEAVRQQRGREELRVYVRLPREQRISEYSLEQMIIQTRQGGEIPLNQAAYIAPGRSFTTIERKNGRRVVAVTADVNPAVTNAQQVYDNLSKSALPQLKQEFPGLSWERAGQQEEMTEAFGSLRTGMTIALLIMYGVMAMVFQSYIQPIIVMAAIPFGVVGAFLGHLIMGYQLSLVSMLGIVALAGVVVNDSLVLITVINDNRREGMGPFEAVLSGGQRRFRPVLLTSLTTFFGLVPMIFETSLQAKFLIPMALSLGFGVLFVTIIALVIVPSAYMALEDVRKAVVKIAKG